DNA from Prosthecobacter debontii:
ACCAGTCGCCAGTTGCTCGCAGCGCTGCCGGAGTTGGGCAAAGTATCGCGAGGGCAGATCGCGGCGCTGGCAGGCCTAGCGCCTTACAACCGGGACAGTGGCAAATGGCGTGGGCGGCGTTTTATCTCAGGCGGACGCAGCTGTGTGCGGCGTGTGCTTTACATGGCAGCGTTGGCGGCCAGCCGCCATAATCCAGAACTGAAGGTGTTCTACAAGCGTCTGAAGGAAGCCGGCAAGCCGTCCAAAGTGGCGCTGGTGGCGACGGCCCGCAAGTTGCTGATCCATCTCAATGCTATCCTCGCTCGCCACTTTAAAAAAACTTCTTCTAACACTTGCCTTTAACACAGTTACTCCAGTAGCCTACGCCACCATCGCCGCCGGAGGATAATGAGGCAGTTCCGCCCGCATATGCACATGTAAGCGACCATGCAGTTGCCGCTCCCCCAATCGCTGCCAGTGCAGACGCTGGAAGAATTTGGCGTTCTGCTCCTGCACATCCGCCAGGAACTCATCACAACCTATTTTGTTAGCCGTGGACACCGCTTTGTAAATCAAGCCTGCACCGATAGCACCGAACCCGCGATACACCGGCTGATGACTGCGCACGCTGACACTGCTGCTCATCTCGGTGAGACGGCGATAGTCGCGATGCACACACAGACGGCTGCCATACCAGAGGCGAGGTGCGCGCTCGTCAATACGCACGGTGCCGATCACCTCGTCCACCATGCCAGCGACTAGCGTAGCACAGATGATGGGGTAGGCATGCTCATCAATGGCATCACGATCATCGCCATCATGAAAGACATGTTGCTCTTCACAGAACACCGCTCTTCTCAGCGCCCAGTAACCGGCGAGTTCATTGGGTGTGCTCGCGATCTTAAAGACAAAATCACGCGGGCGGAACGGAGGGTAGTTATCAAAAAGCATGACATGAAGGTGTGTTAAGGTTTCAGTCCGCAGGAGGCATGCCAGATTGCTAGGAGCCGAGCGCCCACATGTTTAAAATATGACCCACGGCCGCCTTGGGTGACACATAACGGGACTCGATGGCCTGGGCCAGATAACGCGCATCTTGAGCAACCCCCGAGAAGCGACCGCTACCCCAGGTGTATTGCCACGGAAGCCCGATGAAATAGACCCCTGGCACCGTGGTGATACCGCGATCATGGCTCGGATAACCTTTGCCATCAAAGAGCGGGACCTCCAGCCAGCGATAGTCGGTGCCATAGCCCATGCTCCAGATGATGCTGGTGATGCCCGTCTGCGCAAAGTCGAGTGACAGAGGCCTCTCCTCAGGATGCCACAGGGGCGAATAACGATCCTCATGTGGAGCCTCAATGCCCTTGGCCGCGATGTGTTTATCAATCGTCGTCTTGATGCTATCCGCCACCGTATCAGCCTGATCCAGGTTTTGTTTGAGATCATCGGCGAAGGTCAATGTCGTGCCGTTGATCTCCTTGAGCCGCCCATAGAGCTGCATGCCCTCCACGGCAAAACGCCGCAGGTCAATGTCGCGTCCACCATCACGCCCGGTCACGTAGTGATTGGCCTTGGCGCGGACAGTGTCCTTTTTCGGATGTTCATGAATCGGCAGATCATAATAACCCATGTCATGCAGCCACTCGACCACATCCCGCCCGCGATAACGTCTCGCTGTGCGAGGGGCACCGCCGACGCAGAGATGCACCTTGCGTCCGGCTAGATGCAAGTCCTCCGCGATCTGGCAACCAGACTGACCCGTGCCGACGACGAGCACTTCACCTGGAGGGAGGGCATTCGCGTTCTTGTAGTCGGACGAATGCAGTTGCGTGATCCCTGCCGGGAAACGCTCGGTCATACGAGGCAGGCGAGCTGTTTGATAACCACCCGTGGCGACCACCACTTGATCGGCAGTGAAATCACCCAGATCGGTTTTCACCTCAAACACACCTGAATCGTTGCGGCGCAAGCGAGAGACGGACACGCCTTCTTTGAGTGGTGGATTGAAGGAACGCGCATAGGCTTCGATGTATTCGATGATCTGCTCCTTCACCATGAAGCCCTTCGGATCATCGCCGGTGTAGTGAAAGCCAGGAAGTGTGCATTGCCAGTTCGGCGTGACGAGGCAAAAGGAGTCCCAACGTTTGCTGCGCCAGGATTCGGCCATGCGGTTTTTTTCAAAGATGAGGTGAGCAATGCCTTTTTCCTTCAGGCAGTAGCTCATGGACAGGCCGGCCTGACCGCCGCCGATGATGATGACTGGATAGTGGGTTTCCATGGAAACGAAATGAGTTCAGAGACTGATGATGCGGACCGTCTGGTCGGCGGGATAGCTGCGGCCCCAGCCCTCGATCTCGCTGAGCTGGTCCATGGCGGACGAGCAGGCGAAACCGAAACGCTGGCGCACTCGCTCGCTGGCGGCGTTCAGGGCCGTGCGGCTGCGGGTAATGAAGTCCTTCATGGGCATAACCTCGCCCTTTTTGAAATGATCGTGAATGACGGTGGAGGGAGAGTAACACTGCCGACGGGTGCCATCCGGCAGTTCAACGGTGTAATGGACAGCGGGCATGGATCAGGCAGCGCAGGACGTTTGTTTTTCAAAGGAAGAGAGTGAGGAACAGGCCCCGCATTTGGCACAGCCCGCCTTCACCGTGTCCGAGGTCATGCCCGCAGCCGTGAGCATCTCCCCGAGCGGGAGGAGGATGGAGCGCATGAAGTCCGAGGACGGCGGCGGACGGTTCTCAAGCTGCGTTCCACCAATGGGCACAAAGGGCACCACGAAGGGATACACACCGAGGGCGATGAGCTGCTGACAAGCGCCTAACAAACTTTCTTTTGTATCACCCAACCCCGCGAGCAGATAGGTACTGACCTGACCTCGCCCAAAAACCTCCACGGCGGCTTGGAAGGCTTTGAGGTAGTAGGACACCGGCACCTGGGCCTTCCCCGGCATGATGCGGGCACGCACCTCTTCATCCCAGGCCTCCAGATGCATGCCCAGAGAATCCACTCCGGCCTCATGCAGATGTCTGAACCAGATGAAGTCCGCTGGAGGTTCGCACTGTGCCTGGATGGCCAAACCCGTGCGCAGCTTGATGGCACGAGCCACTTCCGTCAGCACGGCCGCACCGCGATCCTCCGTGGGTGGTGTGCCTGTGGTGAGAACCACTTGCTCGATGCCGTCGAATCGCTTGGCCGCCTCCGCCACTTCCGCCAGTTGCTCCGGGGTCTTGCGGGCAATGGTGCGGTCGCCTTTCAGCGATTCACCAATGGCGCAGAACTGGCACTTCGTGGAGGTATTGCCATAACGGATGCAGGTTTGCAGCACCGTTGTTGCCAACACGTTGTGAGAGTGCAGTTGGGCGATCTTCCAATATGGAATGCCCTCCTCAGTCTCCATCGAGTAAAAGCGCGGCTGACGCGGAAACAGGATAGGCGATTCCGGTTCGCCGTCGCGATACAACATGGCGCGACCATCATTACCAGGAACACTCGCCGTGAAGGGCGAGTGATGCGCCGGACGCGTGTGGATGGGCACCATGATCGTCGTGCCCATGATAGACACGGCTTTATGATCGCTGGGACCCGCACCGCCTCGTCGGCTGGAGGCGGAAGAGGCCTCATCCAGCATGCGCAGCCCGAGGGATTGCAACTCAGACAGCAGCCATTGCTTCCGGCTGACCAAGGCGGTCTCGTAGGTCATCATGATCGTGATTGAGTTGAGTGTTAGGCCAGGATTCTTCGGTGGCTGACGGCACGCCGTTTTTCGGCATGACCTGGAGGTTTTCCTGGAAGTTTTGACGCAGGGTGAAGATGTCGGGCCGTGAGTAATGACCGACGCTGTCCATCATGCGTTTGCGTTTCGTGATGAGGGCAAAGTCGAGATCAGCAATCGCCATGCCTTCCCCCTCCGTAATGGGTTCACTCATCAGGGCTCCCTCGGGCGAAATGATCGCCGTGTAGCAGCCACCTCGCAGCGCCTTTTGCATCTTCGGATCGCCGGTGATGGAGGTGATTTGCTCATCGGTCAGCCAGCCCGTGGAGTTGATGACGAAGCAGCCGGATTCCAGAGCGTGATGCCGGATGGTCACTTCGATCTGATCCCGAAAGATCGGCCCCACCATGCTGCCGGGAAACTGCGCGCAGTGGATCTGCTCATGCTGGGCCATGAGGCTGAAGCGGGCAAGAGGGTTGTAATGCTCCCAGCAAGCGAGAGCCCCCACCCGACCAACCTCCGTCTGCACGACCTTCATGCCCGAGCCATCCCCCTGCCCCCAGATCATGCGCTCGTGGTAGGTGGGCGTGATCTTGCGGCGTTTCAGCGCAAGGGTGCCATCGGCATCAAAGATAAGCTGCGTGTTGTAGAGCGACCCTTGCTCACGCTCGTTCACCCCGACGACGAGGACCATGCTGTGCTTTTGCGCCTGCTGGCTCAGCACCTCAGGCACCCATCCAGGAATCTCCACCGCATTTTCATAAAGCCGCAGGTGCTCCTTCCCGGCACTCACCGGCGGCTCCACGAAGCTGAAGTAGGGATAATAAGGGACGAAGGTCTCCGGGAATACCGCGATCTCCACCCCCTGGGCAGCGGCGTCCGCCACGGCCCGGCAGATGCGATCCACCGTGCCTTCGGCACTGGTAAGATCCGGTGCGATCTGCACCGCTGCTGCTCGAATTGTCGCCATATAAAAGAAGGACGATCAGAGGTTCCAGGAATGGATGACCACGGCACCCGCACGGCCGTGGATGAGATTGATATCCAGGACGTCCAGCGGGTTGATTGGGATGATGCCGGGGATGAAGGCTTTCTCCGTCTGGCCATACAAAGCCTGAGTGGAGAACCGGCAGGCGTAGATCTTGCCACCTTCCGCCATGAACTGAGCAAGACGCTTATTCACCAGCAGGTGGCCGGGGAAAGCTTCATCGCCGAGCGTGGGGAAACCCTTCTGGAAGCCCATGGTCACACCAGGACCATAGAGCAGGATGGAGGTCTCATAGCCTTTGCGCAGCAGGCGGGTGGCCACCAGAGTATTGACCAGACCAATGGAGCCCTCATGAGCGACACCGTGAAAGGTGACCAGGGCTTTCTCCCCGGGATTGGCCTTCACGTCCTCGAAGACTTTCTCTTCATAGTTGACCAAGATGTCTCCGTCTTTGTGAGCAGGGTGGGTTACTTCAGGCATAATTCGTTAGGTTTTGAATGTGGACTTTGAGTGAGGATGACATGCCACCAGCAACCGCCAGGGCATGCTCCTCAAAGCAGCACTGCCAGTGCCACCGCCCGTGCCAACCTTTCCTCGCAGAAGCGTGATTCATGCAAACCGTTGCATGAATTTGCGCAGCCTTAGGCCTACGCCTTTCTCACAGGCTCAATCTTTGGTTAGCTCACCCGACTCACTTGGTTTGTTCAAACCGGTAGATCGCGTTTCGGCCCATCTTTTCGATGCCCGATTGGAGCAGGACTCGCATCTGTTTGACCAAGAGAGCCCCCTCTAGGTCGGCTGCTTGTGTGCGTTCATTGAGGGCCGTCTCCAACGTTCGGTCATAGGTCATCAGAGTCGAGATCTCGGCTTGATCACGAGCTTCGGCCAAGCGTTGGAGAGACGAACGATAAGTCGCCTGCAAAGACTTCAGCACGGTTACCCCAAGAGCTGCCGCTGAAGGGATCGGTTTGTTTTCCTCGACGCGTTTTTTCTCGTCCCGAATGGCCAGAGCATCATCGAGCTTTGAAGCTTGGGTCGCCTCCGCCAGCGATCGATCCAGCGCGGCTTGATAATGTGCATTCAGTGCCTTCACCCCTTCCTGATATGGAACCTCCACATTCCGCTGGCGGACTACTTCATACGCCGCATGCAACTCAGCCAGTTTGGGATACTTCGCCACCATCACCTGGAGAGCCGAGGCAACAGCTGAGGTGGGTTTACCATCGAGAGTGAGGCTGCGCACCTGGATGTTTGAAAACCAAGCATTGCCTGCCGCGGGGCCCCAATAGCCTGACGTCGGAATGGCATCGTCCTGAATCTCCAAAGAAGGTTTCCCATCGACGGAGATTTGCAGGCGATTACCCACGGCGGAGAATTCGATATCCATCTGATCTCCGATGCGCAGTGACTGAGGTAAGTGAACGGTGCCGATGACCTTCCCCTGCTGCTTGGGGATGATTTTCATGATATCAAACTTCTTCAATTCAGACTGCCCGTCTCGAATGAACATGATCAGATTGTAATAAGCCGCCTCGTCGGTGCCGCCGTCAGCACTCCGCCGAATCCGCAACTGCGGAAAAGTCGTGCCCGTCAGGAAATGAAAACGCGCGCGGATAGCACCATTCGGGCTCGGTTGAGGCACCAACACACCTGCTCCTGATCGGACATGCAGGAATTCTTTGTCTATCTCCACCTGCTGTGTTGGAAAAGCCTCGAGTTCATGGGCTCCTCCTAAAATGGTCGTCCAGCCTTCCAAATCTGTGCTCTGTCCATAAGTATGAAAAGCCGCGCTGAAAAGTAAGCCAAAAACCAAGAGCCATCGGGACGCTTTCATCATGAAAGAGGGATGTTAGATACTGACCTCCTTGATAGCCAGCGTAATTGTCATCCATGCCCCCCGAATACTGATTCCAGCTAAGATCGGCGATGAGCCCCACGTTAAAGGATCGAATGTCCACGACGCCATCCCGCAGCCTCCTGATCGATCTCCTTCACGGCGCGCTGGGCTTTGCTTTGGTTAGCCTCGCGGCCTTCTCCGTTTGGGCTTTCGGAGCGGGTTACTTCCGCAACGTCGGGGGCGAGCTCGGCATGTATGCGGCCATTGCTGCCGTGTTTTTAGGGCTTTCAGGTCTCGTCCTGGGGCCCCTGGCGGGTGGCGCGAAGCGTTTTTATCGAGCCTTTCTTCCCGCTTTTCTGATCTACGCGGTGGTCTGGTGCATCGCGTGGTTCGGCCTACGAGGCAGACTTGGGGAGTGGGTGGGGGCAGCCGCAGGCTGCGTGGCCTTCACCTGGATCTGTATGAAAATCCTGGGTTCCACTCGCGGGTGGCTGGGAGCCGCCTTGGGGTTATTCGTCCTTCACACCGCAGGATACTTCGCCGGAGATTCGGCCATGTATGATTACTGGGTGCCGCTGGCGAAAGATGTGGATTTGGGCAAAACCGAAAAAGCTCAGGCCCTGATGATGGGCAAACTCTCCTGGGGCCTCTGCTACGGTCTCGGCTTCGGGGCAGGCATCGGCTGGGTCTTTCATCGGGCGCGGGTTGGGGCTTGAGTGTCGCCAGTTCCTGGGTATGAGTGCAAGTTCACCATGGCCCTCGCAAAGATCACCCAAGTCACCGGCACTGCCGTTCACGTTCCAGGTTCCGACATTGACACGGACCGCATCATTCCAGCCCGTTTCATGAAGTGCGTCACCTTTGACGGCCTCGGTGAGTTCGCTTTCTACGACGTGCGCTTCGATAAGGACGGCAAACCGACTGGCCATCCGGTGGACGATCCTCGCCATCAAGGAGCCTCCATCCTGCTTTCTGGCCCGAACTTCGGCTGCGGCAGCTCCCGTGAGCACGCCCCTCAGGCTCTTTACCGCTTCGGTTTCCGCGCCATCATCGCCGAGAGCTTCGCTGAGATCTTCTTTGGCAACTGCACCACTCTGGGCATCCCGTGTGTGGTCGCAACCGCCGCTGACATCGCCAAAGTGGCTGCTGCTGTGGACGTGAACCCAGCTCTGGAAGTGACTGTGGACGTGGCAAACAGCCGTGTCGTTTACGGTGACGACAGCTTCAGCGTGAAGATCCCCTCCACCGCTCACGATGCGCTGACCGCAGGCAAGTGGGACCCCATCGCCGAACTCCTGGAAGCCAAAGACGCCATTCACAGCCGCATGACTGAGATGGGCTGGGTCAAATAATTCCTTCAACACTCTGCACCACCCACCATGAGCAACGTTCCCGATCAACTTCGTTACCGTGACTCTCACGAGTGGGTGGACCCCACTCAGGAAATCAGCCCGGTGGGAATCACCGATCATGCCCAAGCGGAGCTGACAGACGTGGTTTTCGTCGAACTCCCCAAGCTCGGACCGGCGACCGCAGGTCAGCAGGTCTGTGTGGTTGAATCCGTGAAAGCGGCCAGCGATATCTACGCTCCGGTGAGTGGCGAGATCGTGGAAGTGAACGAAGCCCTCAACAGCGATCCTGGCCTTATCAACACCGATCCCTACGGTGCTGGCTGGATCTTCAAGATCAAGGCCAGCAACGCGGCGGATGCCGCTGCCCTGATGGATGCCACCACATACAAGGCGCACATCGGCTGATCGTTGTTTAATCCTTTGGAACACCCCACTTCAGCTTCTGAGGTGGGGTGTTTGGTTTCCGACTTTCATCTCTTCGACCTTCGGAGCCCCGCTTTCAGGCGGAATGCGAGGATTTTGCGTAACCTTGATTCCGCCTAAGACAGGGACTCCCAACCCAATCCGGCACAAAAAACCCGCCCGGATTGCTCCAGGCGGGTTTTTGAAAGGGCTGGGTTGATTCGAATTACGCGGCGTCCAGACCGAAAGCCGTATGCACCGCGACGGAAGCCTTCTCGATGTCGGCTTCTTTCACAATGACGGCGGTCTTGATCTCGCTGGTGGAGATCATGAGGATGTTGGCGCTCACGTCGGCCAGGGCTTTGAACATGCGGGCGGCGACACCGCTGTGGCTGCGCATGCCGATGCCGACAACGCTCAGCTTAGCCACGCCGGATTCGGTGCGCAGGGTCACTTTGTCACCCAAGGTCGGCAGGATCTCGCGCAGGGCTTTTTCAGCCTTGGGCAGATCGGCGGCGCTGAGGGTGAAGGAGATGTCGGTTTCACCATCAAAAGACACGTTCTGCACGATCACGTCGATGACGACGTTGGCACTGGCGATGGCTCCGAAGATCACGGAGGAGATGCCGGGACGGTCGGGCACGTCATCAATGGTGATTTTGGCCTGATTGCGCTCAAGGCTGACGCCGCGAACGACGACGGATTCCATGCCGGGGGTTTCTTCTTTCACGAGGGTTCCTGGGTTGTTGTTAAGGCTGCTGCGCACTTCGAAGCGGACACCAAATTTTTTCGCAAACTCGACGCTGCGGCTCTGCATGACCTTGCTGCCGCTGGAGGCCATCTCGAGCATTTCGTCGTAGCTGATCTCCTGAATCTTGGTGGCACTTTTCACCACACGAGGGTCACAGGTATAGACACCGTCCACATCGGTGTAGATCTGGCAGATATCAGCTTTGATCGCGGCTGCCATGGCGATGGCGGTCAGGTCACTGCCACCACGGCCGAGGGTGGTGATTTCGCCGCTGGCCGTTTCTCCCTGGAAACCGGCCAGCATGACGATATTTCCCTCATCCAGCATCTTATGCACGGCATCGGGGGTGATGTTGACGATGCGGGCCTTGGTATGGACGCGGTCCGTAGAGATGCCAGCCTGAGCACCGGTCAGCGAGACGGCTTTGCCACCCAGGGCATTGATGGCCATGGCGGTGAGGGCGATGGTGGTCTGCTCACCGGTGGAAAGGAGCACGTCCATCTCGCGCTCACTGGGGTCCTGCTCAGGGGAAACTTCTTTGGCAAGCTTGATGAGGCTATCGGTCACCCCAGACATGGCGGAGACGACAGCCACCACTTGGTGACCAGCACGCTGGGTTTCCAGGATGCGACGTGCGCAGTTGCGAATGCGTTCTGGATTGCCGACGGAGGTGCCGCCGTATTTCTGGACAATGAGGGCCATGGCTGGAAAGGGGCGGCGAAGGTGGCACGGCCAGCCCCGGGTGCAAATGGGAAATCATCTTTGGTTGGGCAAGAGAAAGGGTGTCTGCGCGATCTGAGTGCAATTTTCCTTCCCAAACCGCGATCTTCTCTCTCATGCTCCCGCCCATGAAAGCCTGGCTCTTCCTCCCTGCCCTCCTGCTTTGCTCCGCCTCCCTGACCTGTGGGCAATCTCCACGGCCTATTCGGGACCTGAATGGCTACTTTCCCTTTACCCCCGCGGCCGATGCCCAGGCCTGGAGCGAACGCCGAGCCGAGATTGAGCAACGCGTGCGGGTCGCTTCTGGACTCTGGCCCATGCCGGAAAAGACCCCACTGAATGCCGTGGTGCATGGTCGGGTGGAGCGGGAGGATTACACCATTGACCGAGTCTTTTTCGAGAGCCTGCCAGGGCATTTCGTCACCGGTAGCCTGTATCTGCCGAAAAACCGCACGGGGAAAATCCCCGCCATCCTCTGCCCACACGGTCACTGGCCGGACGGCCGGTTTATGGATGTGGGCCTAGGCACTGAGGCACTGAAAAAGCAGCTCGATACGAAAGCTGAGGAGAGAGAATGCGCCGCGAGGTCACCCCTCCAGGCCCGCTGTGTGCAGCTCGCCCGCATGGGCTGTGCGGTGTTTCACTATGACATGCTCGGTTACGCGGACTCCATCCAGTTTCCCGTGCATCGGCATGGCGCAGGCCCGGAAGGTTTCTTGAGCCCCGCTGCCGATCTCCGGCTGCAGACCTACTTTGGCCTGCACACCTGGAATAGCGTCCGCGCTCTGGATTTCCTGCTCAGTCAGGAGGGCATCGATGAAAACCGCATCGGCTGCACCGGAGCCAGCGGCGGAGGCACCCAGACCATGATGCTCACGGGCATGGATCCGCGCATTACGGCCGCGTTCCCCTGTGTGATGGTTTCCACCGCCATGCAGGGCGGCTGCACCTGTGAAAACACCCACTACCTGCGCATCAATCAAGGCAATGTGGACATCGCCGCACTCACCGCCCCACGTCCACTGGGCATCACCGCAGCGGACGACTGGACCAAGGAAGTGGAAACCAAGGGTCTGCCTGATCTGAAGAAGCTGTATGCCATGCTCGGCGTGCCGGATCACATCACCGCGCACATCGCCACGCAGTTTCCGCACAACTACAACCTGCCCTCCCGGTTGGCGATGTATGAGTTCTTCAATAAGCACTTCCAGTTAGGCCTGAAGAGCCCCATTCAGGAGCAGGACTTCACCTTTTCCACTAAAGCCGATCTCACCGTCTGGACGACCGAACATCCCGCTCCCACGGGCGATGCGGTGGGCGACACCCATGAAAAAGCCGTGTGCGCCTGGATGACCACTCAGGATGAGAAGAACATCGACAGCCTGGTGAAGGAGGCGGACACGACTCGAGTTCGTGAGGTGGTCGGCAGTGCCTGGGAAACCATCGTCGGTCGCAAGACACCGACTGCGGCTGACGTCGCCTATGAAATGCTGAGCAAGGAGGACAAGACTGACTTCCTCATCGTCAAAGGTCGCATCACCAATAGCCGCGATGATGAAGCGTTGGAAGCCACGTTCCTCTACCCCACGAAGTGGAACGGCGAAGCCAGTCTCTGGCTCAGCCTTAAGGGCCCGAGCTCCATTCTCGAGGGTGAAACGCCCACCACCGCTGCCCAAAAGCTACTGGATCAAGGCATCGCCATCGCCTGCCCTTCGCTGTATTTGGAAGGCGCGACCGAGCAGCCCAAAGCGGGTGATAATCTCAAAGCCAAACCCAACGACTTCCGAGAATTCAGCGGCTACACCTTCGGTTATAACCCCACGCTCCTGGCCCGCCGTGTGCATGATGCGATGACCATGGTCACCATGATGCAAAATCAGGAAAAATACCCAGTGAAGCAGCTCAAGATCCACGGCACCGAAGGGGCAGGCCCCATCGCCCTCGTCACGGGTGTCGTTTTGAAACTCGACGGCGTCACCGCCGAGCTCGACGGCTTCCGCTTCGCCGATCTCACCAGCCCCTGGGATGTGAACTTTGTGCCCGGTGCGGTGAAGTATGGCGATGTCGAGGCACTGCTGAAACTGAATGGGCTGTGAAGTTAAACTCGCGGACAAAAGGTGCTGTCAGACATTGACCCTGCCCATGGACGTTGCCGCCCCTTTTTCAGACGATTCAGATGAATTGCCGATCCAGCCTCAACGTCGGCGTTTCGTCTATCTGGTCTCGGCGTGGCTCGCCGGGATGCTGCTTCAGATCGTTGGTCTTCCCTGTTTGTGAGCGATTGGGAGTTGGCGCATGGAGATCGCCGCTTGGTTTGATGCGATGATCCTGCTGCGTATGATCGTGGCCTACTGGAGGCGGGAGACGGGCCTTGCGTGGATGCTTTACACCGCCCTTTGTCTCACGTCGTTTCTATGGCTGCATTGGCTCACCGACCTGATCCTTCAAGTCGCTGGGCGCTCGCATTTTTAAAAATGCCCAAATGGCACATTTGATCCGCTCTTTGGAGACGAAACGACTCAAACTTCGACCTCCCAGTGGCATGACAATATTCACGCCACCTTTGTTAAATAAGGGCTAGCGGCTCATTGCGCCTTCCTGGCACAGTGCAAGCGTATCCAGAGGTAGAAAGATTCTCCTCCAACCTATGTCTCCTGAAAAATTCACCGTTAAGCTTCAAGAAGCCTTCAATGCCTCTCAGTCTGTGGCCACGCGTCATGGACACCAGGAATTGAAACCGGCCCACCTGCTCACGGCTCTGCTGGATCAAGAGGGTGGCATCACTCGCCCCCTCTTTGAGAAAGCTGCCGTCAACCCAGCGGCCGTGGCCAACCTGAGCACCCAGCTCGCTAACCTCCTCAGTCGTCAGCCGAAAGTCAGCGGCGCCACGGGGAGTCTGTATCTCTCCAATGAGTTCCGCGAACTCATGACCAAAGCCGAGGACGAACAAAAGAAACTCAAGGATGATTTCCTCAGTGTCGAACACGTCCTGCTCGCACTCTTCAAAATCAAATCCGATGTCGCCGACCTGCTCAAGCAGGCCGGACTCACGTATGACACCGTCTCCAAAGGCCTTGCCGCTGTCCGGGGCAGCCAGCGTGTGACGGATCAAGACCCTGAAGGCAAATACCAGACCCTGGAAAAATACGGCACGGACCTCACCGCCCGCGCTCGCCAAGGCAAGATTGACCCTGTCATCGGTCGCGATGAAGAGATTCGCCGTGTCATGCAGGTGCTCAGTCGCCGCAGCAAAAACAATCCCGTGCTCATCGGTGAACCCGGTGTGGGTAAGACCGCCATCGCGGAAGGCCTGGCCCGCCGTATCGTCGCTGGTGACGTGCCCGATTCCCTGAAAGGCAAACGCCTCATCAGCATGGACCTTGGAGGCATGATGGCCGGGGCGAAGTTCCGAGGCGAATTCGAGGAACGCCTGAAAGCCTTCCTCAAAGAAGTCACCAGCAGCGAAGGGGAGATCATTCTCTTTATTGATGAGCTGCACACCATCGTCGGTGCTGGTAAAGCTGAAGGCGCGATGGACGCAGGCAACCTGCTCAAGCCGCAGCTTGCCCGTGGTGAACTGCGCTGTATTGGCGCGACCACGCTCGACGAATATCGCAAATACATCGAGAAAGACCCCGCTCTGGAACGTCGCTTTCAGCCCGTAATGGTGGGTGAACCCAGCGTCGAAGACACCATCGCCATTCTGCGTGGTTTGAAAGAACGTTATGAAGTGCACCACGGCGTGCGCATTCAGGACGGTGCCATCATTGCTGCGGCTACCCTGAGCAACCGCTACATCACGGATCGTTTCCTCCCCGACAAAGCCATTGACCTCG
Protein-coding regions in this window:
- a CDS encoding Nit6803 family nitrilase, with translation MATIRAAAVQIAPDLTSAEGTVDRICRAVADAAAQGVEIAVFPETFVPYYPYFSFVEPPVSAGKEHLRLYENAVEIPGWVPEVLSQQAQKHSMVLVVGVNEREQGSLYNTQLIFDADGTLALKRRKITPTYHERMIWGQGDGSGMKVVQTEVGRVGALACWEHYNPLARFSLMAQHEQIHCAQFPGSMVGPIFRDQIEVTIRHHALESGCFVINSTGWLTDEQITSITGDPKMQKALRGGCYTAIISPEGALMSEPITEGEGMAIADLDFALITKRKRMMDSVGHYSRPDIFTLRQNFQENLQVMPKNGVPSATEESWPNTQLNHDHDDLRDRLGQPEAMAAV
- a CDS encoding transposase, encoding TSRQLLAALPELGKVSRGQIAALAGLAPYNRDSGKWRGRRFISGGRSCVRRVLYMAALAASRHNPELKVFYKRLKEAGKPSKVALVATARKLLIHLNAILARHFKKTSSNTCL
- a CDS encoding MSMEG_0569 family flavin-dependent oxidoreductase — protein: METHYPVIIIGGGQAGLSMSYCLKEKGIAHLIFEKNRMAESWRSKRWDSFCLVTPNWQCTLPGFHYTGDDPKGFMVKEQIIEYIEAYARSFNPPLKEGVSVSRLRRNDSGVFEVKTDLGDFTADQVVVATGGYQTARLPRMTERFPAGITQLHSSDYKNANALPPGEVLVVGTGQSGCQIAEDLHLAGRKVHLCVGGAPRTARRYRGRDVVEWLHDMGYYDLPIHEHPKKDTVRAKANHYVTGRDGGRDIDLRRFAVEGMQLYGRLKEINGTTLTFADDLKQNLDQADTVADSIKTTIDKHIAAKGIEAPHEDRYSPLWHPEERPLSLDFAQTGITSIIWSMGYGTDYRWLEVPLFDGKGYPSHDRGITTVPGVYFIGLPWQYTWGSGRFSGVAQDARYLAQAIESRYVSPKAAVGHILNMWALGS
- a CDS encoding MSMEG_0570 family nitrogen starvation response protein, with the protein product MPAVHYTVELPDGTRRQCYSPSTVIHDHFKKGEVMPMKDFITRSRTALNAASERVRQRFGFACSSAMDQLSEIEGWGRSYPADQTVRIISL
- a CDS encoding MSMEG_0568 family radical SAM protein yields the protein MMTYETALVSRKQWLLSELQSLGLRMLDEASSASSRRGGAGPSDHKAVSIMGTTIMVPIHTRPAHHSPFTASVPGNDGRAMLYRDGEPESPILFPRQPRFYSMETEEGIPYWKIAQLHSHNVLATTVLQTCIRYGNTSTKCQFCAIGESLKGDRTIARKTPEQLAEVAEAAKRFDGIEQVVLTTGTPPTEDRGAAVLTEVARAIKLRTGLAIQAQCEPPADFIWFRHLHEAGVDSLGMHLEAWDEEVRARIMPGKAQVPVSYYLKAFQAAVEVFGRGQVSTYLLAGLGDTKESLLGACQQLIALGVYPFVVPFVPIGGTQLENRPPPSSDFMRSILLPLGEMLTAAGMTSDTVKAGCAKCGACSSLSSFEKQTSCAA
- a CDS encoding MSMEG_0567/Sll0786 family nitrogen starvation N-acetyltransferase; this translates as MLFDNYPPFRPRDFVFKIASTPNELAGYWALRRAVFCEEQHVFHDGDDRDAIDEHAYPIICATLVAGMVDEVIGTVRIDERAPRLWYGSRLCVHRDYRRLTEMSSSVSVRSHQPVYRGFGAIGAGLIYKAVSTANKIGCDEFLADVQEQNAKFFQRLHWQRLGERQLHGRLHVHMRAELPHYPPAAMVA
- a CDS encoding MSMEG_0572/Sll0783 family nitrogen starvation response protein, yielding MPEVTHPAHKDGDILVNYEEKVFEDVKANPGEKALVTFHGVAHEGSIGLVNTLVATRLLRKGYETSILLYGPGVTMGFQKGFPTLGDEAFPGHLLVNKRLAQFMAEGGKIYACRFSTQALYGQTEKAFIPGIIPINPLDVLDINLIHGRAGAVVIHSWNL
- the leuD gene encoding 3-isopropylmalate dehydratase small subunit; this encodes MALAKITQVTGTAVHVPGSDIDTDRIIPARFMKCVTFDGLGEFAFYDVRFDKDGKPTGHPVDDPRHQGASILLSGPNFGCGSSREHAPQALYRFGFRAIIAESFAEIFFGNCTTLGIPCVVATAADIAKVAAAVDVNPALEVTVDVANSRVVYGDDSFSVKIPSTAHDALTAGKWDPIAELLEAKDAIHSRMTEMGWVK